One genomic window of Cannabis sativa cultivar Pink pepper isolate KNU-18-1 chromosome 2, ASM2916894v1, whole genome shotgun sequence includes the following:
- the LOC115720312 gene encoding uncharacterized protein LOC115720312, translating into MGSLKAPGPDGMSVLFFKHYWNTFGSDFCDAVEEFFASGHMHSGINATNLSIRSVLPKLICPTQVAFVPGRSINDNNVLVQEIIHYFKRKKGKEGLFAIKIDLVKAHVKLSWSFIDHVLNTFKVPDLFRQWVSQCITTTTFNIHLNGGRVSNLTSECGLRQGDPLSPYLFIWAADILSRILEKAIEEGTIKGITLSRDGPTLSHLFFVDDLILVGRATIAKAKGRATLIKFVGLALPVYTMQTTKLSKKLASKIDGMVRDFWWGCEQGNRGLYLKAWDHMCLPKARGGLGFRKTAELNQAFLAKWGWALINEDQSLCCRVLRAKDLKSKPFVDATYNNADSWFWKNVVKTKAILKKGACKLISNGEDTNIRSDPWVVHGTDFYPKPISSYPRSVEKVSELLLSNGDWDLSLLRAMFDSATITNILKGGRPSGQGRDKWIWTREGCGKFTTKSAYLTHAYDRAPACVVAPALWNKL; encoded by the exons ATGGGTAGTCTGAAAGCTCCAGGCCCTGATGGTATGTCGGTGCTGTTCTTTAAGCACTATTGGAATACGTTTGGGAGTGACTTCTGTGATGCTGTTGAGGAGTTCTTTGCCTCCGGCCACATGCACAGTGGAATCAATGCAACAAATTTGTC AATCCGGTCGGTGCTTCCCAAACTAATTTGCCCCACTCAAGTGGCGTTTGTGCCAGGCCGTAGCATCAATGACAATAATGTTTTGGTCCAGGAAATCATTCACTATTTCAAACGCAAGAAGGGTAAAGAAGGCCTATTCGCAATCAAAATTGATTTGGTGAAAGCCCATGTTAAACTTAGCTGGAGTTTTATTGATCATGTCCTCAATACCTTCAAGGTTCCTGATTTATTCCGGCAATGGGTTTCGCAGTGTATTACTACTACTACTTTTAACATCCATCTTAATGGAGGAAGGGTGAGCAATCTTACTTCTGAGTGTGGGTTGCGACAAGGGGACCCCCTATCCCCGtatctttttatttgggctgCTGACATTCTTTCTCGAATCCTGGAAAAGGCAATTGAGGAAGGAACTATTAAAGGCATCACGCTGAGTAGAGATGGGCCTACTTTATCTCACCTTttctttgttgatgatcttatTCTTGTGGGTAGAGCGACAATTGCTAAAGCCAAAG GTCGGGCCACTCTTATTAAATTTGTGGGTCTGGCACTGCCAGTTTACACCATGCAAACTACTAAGCTCTCTAAGAAACTTGCTTCAAAAATTGATGGTATGGTGAGGGATTTTTGGTGGGGCTGTGAGCAAGGTAACCGTGGCCTTTACCTTAAGGCGTGGGACCACATGTGCCTTCCTAAAGCGAGAGGTGGTCTTGGATTTCGAAAGACTGCGGAATTAAACCAAGCTTTCTTGGCAAAATGGGGATGGGCCCTTATTAACGAGGATCAGTCGCTTTGCTGCAGAGTGTTGAGAGCCAAAGATCTGAAAAGTAAACCTTTTGTGGATGCTACCTATAATAATGCTGATTCTTGGTTTTGGAAAAATGTGGTCAAGACTAAAGCTATCCTCAAAAAAGGCGCTTGCAAACTCATCTCAAATGGGGAAGACACAAACATTAGGTCGGACCCCTGGGTGGTTCATGGGACGGATTTCTACCCGAAACCCATCTCTTCCTACCCTAGGAGCGTTGAGAAGGTCTCAGAGTTGTTGTTGAGTAATGGGGACTGGGACCTCTCCTTGTTAAGGGCTATGTTCGACTCTGCCACGATTACGAACATCCTGAAAGGGGGTAGACCTAGCGGCCAGGGAAGAGATAAGTGGATATGGACTAGAGAGGGCTGTGGTAAATTCACTACTAAGTCTGCCTATTTGACACATGCGTATGATAGAGCCCCGGCCTGTGTGGTGGCTCCGGCCTTATGGAACAaactttga